The Henckelia pumila isolate YLH828 chromosome 2, ASM3356847v2, whole genome shotgun sequence genome includes a window with the following:
- the LOC140879140 gene encoding uncharacterized protein, producing MDDTRSWMYRRLENGFVTNEFFNGVEEFVNFAKMHPEIMCGQTMRCPCNHRKCRNRAYHDEDEVKLHLCRYGFVPDYYRWHHHGETYITPEVEHWVGSSSSTQVENVDNMQNMVHNIYNSINIEDEPQSPNQTAKSLYEMLRASETEIWDGNPNGHSQLSVVARLLNMKVEHHISERCYDDLCQLISELLPTENFGKKTYDVHSKTNFSMRASLLWTISDFPAYAMLFGWSTAGKLACPYCMEDSDAFTLPHGGKQSWFDNHRKFLPIDHNFRRNIKWFKKNHQVKKPPPHIKSGDEIIEELESYGFRSVTEPGATEVNSEIVRRCKCGWRKRSIFWELPYWRTNLIRHNLDVMHIEKNVFDNIFNTVLNAGQKITQNREKISKNFATGQNYIEMIYLKLILKLVIH from the exons ATGGACGATACAAGATCTTGGATGTACCGTAGGTTGGAAAATGGGTTCGTAACTAATGAGTTCTTTAATGGTGTTGAAGAATTTGTGAATTTTGCTAAGATGCATCCTGAAATAATGTGTGGTCAAACAATGCGTTGCCCTTGTAATCACCGAAAATGTAGAAACAGAGCTTATCATGATGAAGACGAAGTCAAATTACATCTATGTAGATATGGCTTCGTACCTGACTATTATCGTTGGCACCATCATGGTGAAACCTATATAACTCCAGAAGTTGAACATTGGGTTGGTTCGTCGTCATCGACACAAGTTGAGAATGTTGATAATATGCAGAATATGGTTCACAATATTTACAACTCTATTAACATAGAAGATGAGCCCCAAAGTCCAAATCAAACTGCCAAAAGCCTATATGAAATGCTTAGGGCCTCCGAGACCGAGATTTGGGATGGTAATCCAAATGGTCATTCACAGTTGTCAGTCGTTGCTAGATTGTTGAACATGAAGGTTGAACATCACATTTCTGAAAGATGCTATGATGATTTGTGTCAACTTATTTCTGAACTGCTCCCGACAGAAAATT TTGGGAAAAAGACGTACGATGTTCACTCGAAAACAAATTTTAGTATGCGTGCCTCTTTGTTATGGACAATTAGTGATTTTCCTGCATATGCAATGTTATTTGGATGGAGTACCGCTGGTAAACTGGCATGTCCTTATTGTATGGAAGACTCTGATGCTTTCACATTGCCGCATGGTGGTAAACAATCATGGTTCGATAACCATCGTAAGTTTTTACCAATTGATCATAATTTCAGACGAAATATTAAATGGTTCAAGAAAAATCACCAAGTGAAAAAACCTCCTCCACATATCAAATCAGGGGATGAAATTATTGAAGAACTCGAAAGTTACGGGTTTCGTAGTGTGACTGAACCTGGGGCTACTGAAGTGAACTCAGAAATTGTAAGACGGTGTAAATGTGGTTGGAGAAAGCGCAGTATCTTTTGGGAATTGCCGTATTGGAGAACAAATCTGATTAGACACAATCTAGATGTTATGCACATTGAGAAAAATGTATTTGATAACATTTTTAACACCGTTCTTAATGCCGGacaaaagataacgcaaaatcgAGAGAAGATCTCAAAGAATTTTGCAACAGGCCAGAACTACATCGAGATGATATATCTAAAACTTATCCTAAAGCTTGTTATACATTAG